The following proteins come from a genomic window of Meiothermus sp. QL-1:
- a CDS encoding DUF503 domain-containing protein: MKAYLGVYTARLEMPWVRSLKEKRALVKPIIERLRARFPVSAARLAGQDDHCWEVVGFSLIGHDGVWVETVLREAAHFITTQAEYRVVEAQWHIEEVSLEELLPVRP, from the coding sequence ATGAAAGCCTACCTGGGGGTCTACACGGCGCGGTTGGAAATGCCCTGGGTCAGGAGCCTCAAGGAGAAGCGGGCCCTGGTCAAGCCCATCATCGAGCGGCTGCGCGCCCGTTTCCCCGTGTCCGCTGCCCGGCTGGCCGGACAGGACGACCATTGCTGGGAGGTGGTGGGCTTCAGCCTTATCGGGCACGACGGGGTCTGGGTGGAAACCGTTCTGCGCGAGGCGGCCCACTTCATCACCACCCAGGCCGAGTACCGGGTGGTAGAAGCCCAGTGGCACATCGAGGAGGTGAGCCTGGAGGAGCTGCTGCCGGTCCGGCCCTAA